The Hyperolius riggenbachi isolate aHypRig1 chromosome 3, aHypRig1.pri, whole genome shotgun sequence genome window below encodes:
- the LOC137562087 gene encoding mucin-19-like has protein sequence MQRKLHFHHIPNVRANLRCRAALWSHAADWKSFKGSVSGLVSVTAEVPGVGVPVTGSVSGLLVYGLLDVSGLVTSLTGDVSGLVASVTGDVSGLVASVTGDVSGLVTTLTGGVSGLVTSVTGDVSGLVTSVTGDVSGLVTSVTGDVSGLVTSVTRDVSGLVTSVTGDVSCLVTSVTGDVSSLVTSVTGDVSGLVTSVTGDVSGLVTSLTGDVSRLVTSLTGDVSGIVTSVTGDVSGLVPSVTGDVSGLVTSVTGGVSGLVTSVTGDVSGLVTSLTWDVSRLVTSVTGDVSGFVTSVTGDVSDLVTSVTGDVSGFVTSVTGDVAGIVTSVTGDVSGFVTSVTGDVSGFVTSVTGDVSDLVTSVTGDVSGFVTSVTGDVAGIVTSVTGDVSGFVTSVTGDVSGFVTSVTGDVSGLVTSVTGDVSDLVTSVTGDVSGLVTSVTGDVSGFVTSVTGDVAGIVTSVTGDVSGLVTSVTGDVSGLVTSVTGDVSGFVTSVTGVVSDLVTSVAGDVSGLVTSVTGDVSGLVTSVTGDVSGFVTSVTRDVSGLVTSVTGVVSGFVTSLTGDVSGIVTSVIGDVSGLVTSVTGDVSGLVTSVTGDVSGLVTSVTGGVSGLVTSLTGDVSRRVTSVTGDVSGFVTSVTGDVSGLVTSVTGDVSGLVTSVTGDVSGLVTSVTGGVSGLVTSVTGDVSCLVTSVTGDVSGLVTSVTGDVSGLVTSLTGDVSGLVTSVTGGVSGLVTSLTGDVSGLVTSVTGDVSGLVTSVTGDVSGLVTSVTGDVSGLVTSLTGDVSGLVTSVTGGVSGLVTSLTGDVSGLVTSVTGDVSGFVTSLTGDVSGLVTSVTGDVSGFVTSVTGDVSGLVTSVTGDVSGLVTSLTGDVSGLVTSVTGDVSGLVTSVTGDVSGLVTSVTGDVSGLVTSVTGDVSGLVTSVTGDVSGLVTSLTGGVSGLVTSVIGDVSGIVTSVTGDVSGFVTSLTWDVSSLVTSVTGDVSGLVTSVTGNVSGLVPSVTGDVSGFVTSVTGDVSGLVTSVTGDVSGPVTSLTGDVSGLVTSLTGDVSRLVTSVTGDVSGFVTSVTGDVSGLVTSVTRDVSGLVTSVTRDVSGLVTSVTGDVSGLVTSLTGGVSGSGGVSVSVTGLVSVPVTSVTGSVAGPVTSVIGEVSVKGVSVTGSVSVPGVSVTGSVTVPVASEPKTSVVRESEPVTPVVGDSEPVASVVSETELVASVVGDSEPVTSIVVESEPVTSVNLVHLLLETRSQLHRLLEGLTLLHLLL, from the exons ATGCAACGGAAATTACATTTTCACCACATCCCCAATGTGAGGGCAAACCTACGTTGTCGTGCGGCTCTGTGGTCTCATGCagcggactggaagtcat TTAAAGGAAGTGTCTCCGGTCTTGTTTCAGTAACTGCAGAAGTGCCTGGTGTAGGTGTTCCTGTTACAGGTAGTGTTTCTGGTCTACTTGTGTATGGTCTACTTGATGTCTCTGGTCTTGTCACCTCACTTACAGGAGATGTCTCTGGTCTTGTCGCCTCAGTTACAGGGGATGTCTCTGGTCTGGTCGCCTCAGTTACAGGGGATGTCTCTGGTCTTGTCACCACACTTACAGGGGGTGTCTCTGGTCTTGTCACCTCAGTTACAGGAGATGTCTCTGGTCTTGTCACCTCAGTTACAGGGGATGTCTCTGGTCTTGTCACCTCAGTTACAGGAGATGTCTCTGGTCTTGTCACCTCAGTTACAAGGGATGTCTCTGGTCTTGTCACCTCAGTTACAGGGGATGTCTCTTGTCTTGTCACCTCAGTTACAGGGGATGTCTCTAGTCTTGTCACTTCAGTTACAGGGGATGTCTCTGGTCTTGTCACCTCAGTTACAGGGGATGTCTCTGGTCTTGTCACCTCACTTACAGGGGATGTCTCAAGGCTTGTCACCTCACTTACAGGGGATGTCTCCGGTATTGTCACCTCAGTTACAGGGGATGTCTCCGGTCTTGTCCCCTCAGTGACAGGGGATGTCTCTGGTCTTGTCACCTCAGTTACAGGGGGTGTTTCCGGTCTTGTCACCTCAGTTACAGGGGATGTCTCCGGTCTTGTCACCTCACTTACATGGGATGTCTCAAGGCTTGTCACCTCAGTTACAGGAGATGTCTCTGGTTTTGTCACCTCAGTTACAGGAGATGTCTCTGATCTTGTCACCTCAGTTACAGGGGATGTCTCTGGTTTTGTCACCTCAGTTACAGGGGATGTCGCTGGTATTGTCACCTCAGTTACAGGGGATGTCTCTGGTTTTGTCACCTCAGTGACAGGGGATGTCTCTGGTTTTGTCACCTCAGTGACAGGGGATGTCTCTGATCTTGTCACCTCAGTTACAGGGGATGTCTCTGGTTTTGTCACCTCAGTTACAGGGGATGTCGCTGGTATTGTCACCTCAGTTACAGGGGATGTCTCTGGTTTTGTCACCTCAGTGACAGGGGATGTCTCTGGTTTTGTCACCTCAGTGACAGGGGATGTCTCTGGTCTTGTCACCTCAGTTACAGGGGATGTCTCTGATCTTGTCACCTCAGTTACAGGGGATGTCTCTGGTCTTGTCACCTCAGTTACAGGGGATGTCTCTGGTTTTGTCACCTCAGTTACAGGGGATGTCGCTGGTATTGTCACCTCAGTTACAGGGGATGTCTCTGGTCTTGTCACCTCAGTTACAGGGGATGTCTCTGGTCTTGTCACCTCAGTTACAGGAGATGTCTCTGGTTTTGTCACCTCAGTTACAGGAGTTGTCTCTGATCTTGTCACCTCAGTGGCAGGGGATGTCTCTGGTCTTGTCACCTCAGTGACAGGGGATGTCTCTGGTCTTGTCACCTCAGTTACAGGGGATGTTTCCGGTTTTGTCACCTCAGTTACAAGGGATGTCTCTGGTCTTGTCACCTCAGTTACAGGGGTTGTCTCTGGTTTTGTCACTTCACTTACAGGGGATGTCTCCGGTATTGTCACCTCAGTTATAGGGGATGTTTCCGGTCTTGTCACCTCAGTTACAGGGGATGTCTCTGGTCTTGTCACCTCAGTTACAGGGGATGTCTCTGGTCTTGTCACCTCAGTTACAGGGGGTGTCTCTGGTCTTGTCACCTCACTTACAGGGGATGTCTCAAGGCGTGTCACCTCAGTGACAGGGGATGTTTCTGGTTTTGTCACCTCAGTTACAGGGGATGTCTCTGGTCTGGTCACCTCAGTTACAGGGGATGTCTCTGGTCTTGTCACCTCAGTTACAGGGGATGTCTCTGGTCTTGTCACCTCAGTTACAGGGGGTGTCTCTGGTCTTGTCACCTCAGTTACAGGGGATGTCTCTTGTCTTGTCACCTCAGTTACAGGGGATGTTTCCGGTCTTGTCACCTCAGTAACAGGAGATGTCTCCGGTCTTGTCACCTCACTTACAGGAGATGTATCTGGTCTTGTCACCTCAGTTACAGGGGGTGTCTCTGGTCTTGTCACCTCACTTACAGGGGATGTCTCTGGTCTTGTCACCTCAGTGACAGGGGATGTCTCTGGTCTTGTCACCTCAGTTACAGGGGATGTTTCCGGTCTTGTCACCTCAGTAACAGGAGATGTCTCCGGTCTTGTCACCTCACTTACAGGGGATGTCTCTGGTCTTGTCACCTCAGTTACAGGGGGTGTCTCTGGTCTTGTCACCTCACTTACAGGGGATGTCTCTGGTCTTGTCACCTCAGTGACAGGGGATGTCTCTGGTTTTGTCACCTCACTTACAGGGGATGTCTCTGGTCTTGTCACCTCAGTGACAGGGGATGTCTCTGGTTTTGTCACCTCAGTTACAGGGGATGTCTCTGGTCTGGTCACCTCAGTTACAGGGGATGTCTCTGGTCTTGTCACCTCACTTACAGGGGATGTCTCTGGTCTTGTCACATCAGTTACAGGAGATGTCTCCGGTCTTGTCACCTCAGTTACAGGAGATGTCTCTGGTCTTGTCACCTCAGTTACAGGGGATGTTTCCGGTCTTGTCACCTCAGTTACAGGGGATGTCTCCGGTCTTGTCACCTCAGTTACAGGAGATGTCTCTGGTCTTGTCACCTCACTTACAGGGGGTGTCTCTGGTCTTGTCACCTCAGTTATAGGGGATGTCTCTGGTATTGTCACCTCAGTTACAGGGGATGTCTCTGGTTTTGTCACCTCACTTACATGGGATGTCTCTAGTCTTGTCACCTCAGTTACAGGGGATGTCTCCGGTCTTGTCACCTCAGTTACAGGGAATGtctctggtcttgtcccttcagtTACAGGGGATGTCTCTGGCTTTGTCACCTCAGTGACAGGGGATGTCTCTGGTCTTGTCACTTCAGTAACAGGGGATGTCTCTGGTCCTGTCACATCGCTTACAGGTGATGTCTCTGGTCTTGTCACCTCACTTACAGGGGATGTCTCAAGGCTTGTCACCTCAGTTACAGGGGATGTCTCTGGTTTTGTCACCTCAGTTACAGGTGATGTTTCCGGTCTTGTCACCTCAGTTACAAGGGATGTCTCCGGTCTTGTCACCTCAGTTACAAGGGATGTCTCTGGTCTTGTCACCTCAGTTACAGGAGATGTCTCTGGTCTTGTCACCTCACTTACAGGGGGTGTCTCTGGTTCAGGGGGTGTCTCTGTGTCAGTGACTGGACTTGTCTCTGTTCCAGTGACATCAGTTACAGGCAGTGTCGCTGGTCCAGTCACATCAGTAATAGGAGAGGTTTCTGTTAAAGGTGTTTCGGTAACTGGAAGTGTCTCTGTCCCAGGGGTATCAGTTACAGGAAGTGTCACTGTCCCAGTAGCATCAGAACCCAAAACATCTGTTGTTCGAGAATCAGAGCCGGTTACACCTGTTGTTGGTGATTCCGAACCTGTTGCATCAGTTGTTAGTGAAACAGAACTTGTTGCATCTGTTGTTGGAGACTCAGAACCTGTTACATCTATTGTTGTAGAGTCGGAACCTGTTACATCTGTT AACTTGGTGCATCTGTTGTTGGAGACTCGGAGCCAGTTACATCGGTTGTTGGAAGGTCTGACACTGTTACATCTGTTGCTGTAG